The window GCATGCACCACCGATCGTCGAGGGTGGGTCAGGAAGAAAATTAAATAAGGGTCATAACCGGTGAGATATGCTGGCTGCGGCGTTGAGGATAAAATTTAATACAATTTTGGCCGTTTGGTCGCCGGGCCGGAATCTGCGATAATCGCTTTTTACCTTTCCAGATTGAGAAACCGATGCAGTACCCGATTAATGAGATGTTCCAAACCTTGCAGGGCGAAGGCTTTTTCACCGGCGTGCCGGCCATTTTTATCCGCCTGCAGGGCTGCCCGGTAGGGTGCAGCTGGTGCGACACCAAGCACACCTGGGAAAAGGAAGCCAATCGGGAAGTCGACATGCAGCGGATCCTGGTCAAAACCGAAGAAAGCGACGCCTGGGGCAGCGCCAGCGCCGAGCAGCTGCTGGCGGTGATGCGTCAACAGGGCTACACCGCGCGCCATGTGGTAATCACCGGCGGCGAGCCCTGCATCTACGATTTGACGCCGCTGACCGAGCTGTTTGAACAGCAGGGCTACGGCTGCCAGATAGAGACCAGCGGCACCCACGAGATCCGCTGTTCGGCCAAAACCTGGGTGACGGTTTCACCCAAGGTGAATATGCGCGGCGGCATGAAGGTGTTGGATCAGGCGCTGCGGCGCGCCGACGAAGTGAAGCATCCGGTGGCGCGTGAACGGGATATCGAGGCGCTGGACGCGCTATTGGCGACGCTGCAGGATGACAAGGCGCGCATTATCGCGCTGCAGCCGATCAGCCAGAAGGAAGAGGCGACCCGCCTGTGCATTGAGACCTGCATCGCGCGCAACTGGCGCCTGTCGATGCAAACC is drawn from Serratia entomophila and contains these coding sequences:
- the queE gene encoding 7-carboxy-7-deazaguanine synthase QueE, which gives rise to MQYPINEMFQTLQGEGFFTGVPAIFIRLQGCPVGCSWCDTKHTWEKEANREVDMQRILVKTEESDAWGSASAEQLLAVMRQQGYTARHVVITGGEPCIYDLTPLTELFEQQGYGCQIETSGTHEIRCSAKTWVTVSPKVNMRGGMKVLDQALRRADEVKHPVARERDIEALDALLATLQDDKARIIALQPISQKEEATRLCIETCIARNWRLSMQTHKYLNIA